One segment of Tamlana crocina DNA contains the following:
- a CDS encoding DoxX family protein has translation MKKNKTIFLMATSIIFAMEAIMPLATLLFAHEYFNAGTKPLGYPDYFAYTLIVCKILGATAIMFPKLPAKLREWAYAGLTFNLIFAAISHIAVDQVMANIVMPIVVGVVLGVSYVYSQKVRPQTIKP, from the coding sequence ATGAAAAAGAATAAGACCATATTCTTGATGGCGACTTCCATCATTTTTGCCATGGAAGCCATAATGCCGTTGGCAACCCTTTTGTTCGCTCACGAATACTTTAACGCCGGGACCAAGCCCTTGGGCTATCCCGATTACTTCGCCTACACTTTAATCGTTTGCAAAATATTGGGAGCAACCGCAATAATGTTCCCAAAACTCCCTGCCAAACTTAGGGAATGGGCGTATGCCGGTTTAACGTTCAATTTAATTTTTGCAGCTATAAGCCATATAGCGGTAGACCAAGTTATGGCCAACATTGTAATGCCCATCGTCGTAGGTGTTGTCTTGGGTGTCTCTTATGTCTATTCGCAAAAAGTCAGACCTCAAACTATAAAACCATAG
- a CDS encoding DUF4287 domain-containing protein — translation MSFQTYIKNIEEKTGKTAQDFLNLAEEKGFTKNGTLTVKAAEVTHWLKEELELGHGHAMAMYAYIKGKRE, via the coding sequence ATGTCATTCCAAACATATATCAAAAACATTGAGGAAAAAACAGGTAAAACGGCCCAGGACTTCCTAAATCTTGCTGAAGAAAAAGGGTTTACCAAGAATGGTACATTAACTGTAAAAGCTGCCGAAGTAACCCATTGGCTCAAAGAGGAATTAGAATTGGGCCACGGGCACGCTATGGCCATGTATGCCTATATTAAAGGAAAAAGGGAATAG
- a CDS encoding Crp/Fnr family transcriptional regulator, producing MEASFFENIYDHPNIKKEDYKAIIGAHTKVGFLKNDTVLKEGQFNNAYYLIKKGLFRSYVIDYKGNEITTGFFGPNEILIEVASLFLRMPSKETIQALTDCEVYKIGFNDFQNLYSTIEGFTEWGRSWMSHQLFMAKHRAVTMHTQSASQRYLSLVQENPQIIKEVPLKYIATYLGITDTSLSRIRKEVLSQTENLS from the coding sequence ATGGAAGCATCCTTTTTCGAAAACATATATGACCATCCCAACATTAAAAAGGAAGACTATAAAGCTATTATTGGTGCCCATACAAAAGTTGGGTTTTTAAAAAATGATACCGTATTAAAGGAAGGCCAATTCAATAACGCTTACTATTTAATAAAAAAAGGCTTGTTCCGATCATATGTTATCGATTATAAAGGCAACGAAATCACTACAGGTTTTTTTGGCCCTAATGAAATTCTAATTGAAGTAGCTTCTTTATTTCTCCGTATGCCTTCAAAAGAAACCATTCAAGCACTAACAGATTGTGAAGTCTATAAAATTGGGTTTAACGATTTTCAAAATTTGTACAGCACCATAGAAGGTTTTACGGAATGGGGCCGCAGTTGGATGTCCCACCAACTATTTATGGCAAAACACCGTGCCGTTACCATGCACACACAAAGCGCTTCGCAAAGGTATTTGAGCTTGGTGCAGGAAAACCCACAGATCATCAAAGAAGTACCGTTAAAATATATTGCTACTTATTTAGGGATTACCGACACTTCTTTGAGCAGGATAAGAAAAGAAGTACTTTCGCAAACGGAGAACTTGTCATAG
- a CDS encoding VOC family protein has product MKKINPVVWFEIYVNDIGRATTFYEKVLQVTMEDMSDPTDSSVQMKCFPSDMENYGAAGALVKMEGVKPSTNGSLVYFGCEDCKVLENRAAENGAEIIQPKMAIGEHGFISIIKDTEGNSIGFHSLN; this is encoded by the coding sequence ATGAAAAAAATTAATCCCGTGGTATGGTTCGAAATTTATGTAAATGATATAGGTAGGGCTACAACGTTTTACGAAAAGGTACTTCAAGTAACCATGGAAGATATGAGCGATCCAACAGATTCATCCGTCCAAATGAAATGCTTCCCGAGTGATATGGAAAATTATGGGGCTGCAGGTGCTTTGGTAAAAATGGAAGGAGTAAAACCCTCAACCAATGGAAGCCTCGTTTATTTTGGTTGTGAGGATTGCAAGGTCTTAGAAAATCGGGCAGCAGAAAATGGAGCTGAAATTATCCAACCCAAAATGGCCATTGGTGAGCATGGTTTTATTTCCATAATCAAAGATACAGAGGGTAACTCTATTGGATTCCATTCCTTGAATTAA
- a CDS encoding SRPBCC domain-containing protein, which produces MESIEQINYIKAPVAKIYKALTTEEGLGNVWTKKLKVKPEIGFVNEFDFDEGYITKFKVVELVENSKIVWECTASDEEWVGTKVSFDLSEKDKVTTVTLKHNHWRGRTDFYRWCNYNWAMFLFRLKNYCE; this is translated from the coding sequence ATGGAAAGTATTGAACAGATCAACTACATCAAAGCACCTGTTGCAAAGATTTATAAAGCACTTACTACTGAAGAAGGTTTAGGAAACGTTTGGACGAAGAAACTCAAAGTAAAACCTGAAATTGGCTTCGTCAATGAGTTTGATTTTGATGAAGGCTATATCACAAAGTTCAAGGTTGTTGAACTTGTAGAAAACAGTAAAATTGTTTGGGAGTGCACCGCTTCTGACGAGGAGTGGGTAGGCACCAAAGTGTCTTTTGACCTATCGGAAAAAGATAAGGTCACAACCGTAACCCTTAAACACAACCATTGGAGGGGGCGCACAGACTTTTACCGTTGGTGCAACTACAATTGGGCAATGTTTCTCTTTCGATTAAAGAATTATTGCGAATGA
- a CDS encoding VOC family protein yields the protein MKAKQVWANLGVENLERTKTFYESLGFRLNGSPSEDLVSFFFGVDNFVIHFFKREKLESSLEGKTADLSNGNEVMFSLAVETKKAYDQCVTDIKNAGGRILFDSNVDRKEFYDKNGFVVCVFSDPDGHKFNLLYNANM from the coding sequence ATGAAAGCAAAACAAGTATGGGCAAACCTAGGCGTAGAAAACTTAGAACGAACCAAAACTTTTTATGAATCGTTGGGCTTTAGGTTAAATGGAAGTCCTTCGGAAGATTTGGTCAGTTTCTTTTTTGGTGTTGATAATTTTGTAATTCATTTTTTCAAAAGGGAAAAGTTAGAATCCAGTCTGGAAGGCAAAACAGCCGATTTAAGCAATGGCAACGAAGTAATGTTTTCGTTGGCTGTTGAAACCAAGAAAGCGTATGATCAATGCGTAACTGATATAAAAAATGCAGGAGGCAGAATTTTATTCGATTCAAACGTAGACAGAAAAGAATTTTACGATAAAAATGGATTTGTCGTTTGTGTCTTTTCAGATCCTGATGGACATAAATTCAATCTGCTCTATAATGCGAATATGTAA
- a CDS encoding nuclear transport factor 2 family protein produces MTKIISSPNCGNSPKMEFLKQFNIAFAEGNVTFLKDSVTDDIIWNIIGDKKIEGRANFVKALEELQPVKASELMIDQILSHGKEGAINGWMTMENGKKYAFSDFYVFQGAKGEKIKAITSYCLEV; encoded by the coding sequence ATGACCAAAATAATATCCAGTCCCAATTGCGGCAACTCGCCCAAAATGGAGTTTTTAAAACAGTTTAACATTGCCTTTGCTGAAGGGAACGTAACATTTTTAAAGGATAGTGTTACGGATGATATTATTTGGAACATTATAGGGGACAAGAAAATTGAAGGCAGAGCAAATTTTGTAAAAGCATTAGAAGAACTGCAACCCGTAAAAGCATCCGAATTGATGATAGACCAAATCCTGTCCCATGGAAAAGAAGGAGCAATTAATGGATGGATGACAATGGAAAACGGAAAAAAATATGCGTTTTCAGATTTTTATGTCTTTCAAGGTGCAAAAGGTGAGAAAATAAAAGCCATTACATCGTATTGTTTGGAAGTATAA
- a CDS encoding nucleotidyl transferase AbiEii/AbiGii toxin family protein → MLHYNTVNDLLKDSLILLMSAKELESFRLVGGTALSLQIGHRESIDIDLFSDLPYGSIDFDTIQRFLESNFAFVDHLENIPVALGKSYFIGTDAENTIKLDVFYTDPFIQDPLIEDGIRMATLEEISAMKLDVIQRGGRKKDFWDLHELFNSYSLKNMLALHEQRYPHTHDRYLILKNFVEFKPADDDFDPICFLGKHWEFIKDDISEIINNHIDEISK, encoded by the coding sequence ATGCTACATTACAATACCGTTAATGACCTACTGAAGGACAGCCTCATTCTTTTAATGTCCGCTAAGGAATTAGAATCTTTTAGATTAGTTGGAGGTACGGCTCTAAGTCTGCAAATTGGCCATCGGGAATCGATAGATATCGATTTATTCAGTGACCTGCCCTATGGTTCGATTGATTTTGATACCATTCAAAGATTTTTGGAATCCAATTTTGCTTTCGTAGACCACCTGGAGAATATTCCTGTTGCTCTGGGCAAATCCTATTTTATTGGAACTGATGCCGAAAACACCATAAAATTAGATGTGTTTTATACAGATCCTTTTATCCAAGACCCATTGATTGAAGACGGTATTCGCATGGCTACCCTCGAAGAAATTTCAGCCATGAAACTGGATGTCATCCAAAGAGGTGGCAGAAAAAAGGATTTTTGGGACTTGCATGAGCTATTCAATTCTTATAGTCTAAAAAATATGCTAGCACTGCACGAACAGCGTTACCCACATACCCATGACCGCTATTTGATTTTAAAGAACTTTGTTGAATTCAAACCAGCTGATGATGACTTTGACCCTATATGTTTTTTAGGTAAACATTGGGAATTTATAAAAGATGACATTTCTGAAATCATCAATAATCATATTGATGAGATTTCTAAATAA
- a CDS encoding helix-turn-helix domain-containing protein has product MNELVDKYKGIHPGLVLERILKKRMIRQRPFALSINEHPQTLNAIIKGSRSLNTALALKIEKKLDIEEGTLPLLQTYFDIAQEKRKQDTPKPNVSILRKSLFWDTDMSKIDWNRQFKAVIHRVFERGNDAEKNEIRRFYGSQKVQTALRSNSRKSYQVIHD; this is encoded by the coding sequence ATGAATGAGTTAGTAGATAAATACAAAGGCATCCACCCCGGATTGGTTCTGGAGCGCATCCTAAAGAAGCGCATGATCCGTCAGCGTCCCTTTGCCCTATCCATTAACGAACACCCCCAAACCCTTAATGCAATTATTAAAGGTAGTAGAAGCTTAAATACAGCCTTAGCCTTAAAAATTGAAAAAAAATTAGATATTGAAGAAGGCACTCTGCCCCTTTTGCAAACCTATTTTGATATTGCCCAAGAAAAAAGGAAACAAGATACACCCAAGCCAAATGTTTCCATTTTAAGAAAATCGTTATTCTGGGATACTGATATGTCCAAAATTGACTGGAACAGACAATTTAAAGCGGTTATCCATAGGGTTTTTGAACGCGGTAATGATGCCGAAAAAAATGAAATTCGCCGTTTTTATGGTTCCCAAAAAGTACAGACTGCTTTACGATCCAATTCAAGAAAGTCTTATCAGGTTATCCATGATTAA